In the genome of Phlebotomus papatasi isolate M1 chromosome 2, Ppap_2.1, whole genome shotgun sequence, one region contains:
- the LOC129803457 gene encoding uncharacterized protein LOC129803457: MVRVKYRYTLVKIVTPHGKLFRPPITDLAESLRAFCLKSYGDVGLASVQSLKIKYIDEISPIFIVRLRHGPHRFMTSIFPLLKQIDGNLIKLECLLTTSTIKRIYMFLLENTEKVLLPEQKKILPKAETS, translated from the exons ATGGTTCGAGTAAAGTACAG GTACACTCTGGTGAAAATTGTCACTCCCCATGGGAAGCTTTTCCGGCCCCCTATCACGGATTTAGCAGAGAGTCTCAGGGCTTTCTGCCTCAAGAGTTATGGAGACGTTGGCCTGGCATCTGTTCAAAGTCTCAAGATCAAGTATATCGATGAGATATCACCGATATTCATCGTGAGACTTCGTCATGGACCCCATCGTTTCATGACAAGCATTTTCCCACTGCTGAAGCAG ATTGATGGGAATCTGATTAAACTTGAGTGTTTGCTTACAACGAGCACTATCAAGAGAATCTACATGTTCCTCCTGGAGAACACTGAGAAGGTCTTGCTTCCGGAACAGAAGAAAATACTGCCAAAAGCTGAGACTTCTTGA